The bacterium genome includes the window CGCCACATCGTAGACCGCTAGCGTGAACGTGAACATCCAGCCGACGCGTTCTCGGCCCCGATGGCGCGTCTTGCGCAATCCGCCCACGGTCTTCATCCAACCGAAGATCTCCTCGACCCGCTTGCGACACCGCTGGCTGATCGCGTAGCCCGGGTGCCGCGTCGTGCGCCCATCGATGGCGCTGCGTCGGCGGCTCGTGTTGCAGGCCACATGGGGCGTGGCCAGGCGCTCACGCAGGCCCTCGACAAAATCCCTGGTGTCGTAACCCTTGTCGCCACCGACGGTGATCAGATGCGAGCCCGGCAGCTCTTCGACCATCGCCAGGGCCGCTTCTCGCTCGCAGGTGCCATCGGCAATCGTCAGACGACCGTCGACCGCCAGGCCGCTCCGATTCTCCATCAGCACGTGACCCGCGTAGCTCAGCTTCGACTCCTTGCCGTTGCCCTTGCGGTAGAGCCGAGCCTCCGGGTCCGTCGTCGAGCGGTGCGTCGCGTTGCTCCGCTTCTCCCCGCGGAAGTCCACCGTCGGATTGCCCGGGTCCGCGGATGGCTCCTTGTCGTCACTGCCGATCGGCCGCAGGCTCTTCTGGCTCGCCCAGGCCTCGATCAAAGTGCCGTCCACCGTGAAGTGCTCCGTCGAGAGCAGATCCCTCGCCTTGGCCTGCGCTAGGATCTGCGCCAAGAAGGCCGCCGCGATGTCCCCGGCGAGCAGGCGCTCCCGGTTCTTGCTGAAGACCGTCGGCACCCAGACGGGATCATCCATGCGCAACCCCACGAACCAGCGGTAGAGCAGGTTGTAGTCGAGCTGCTCCATGAGCTGCCGCTCGCTGCGAATGGTGAAGAGGACCTGCAGCAGCAGGGCGCGGAGCAGGTGCTCGGGCGGGATCGAGGGCCGGCCCGTCTGGGCGTAGATCGCATCGAAGCGAGGCGAGAGCTCCTTCAAGGCGGCATCGACCAGGCGCCGGATGGCGCGCAGGGGGTGGTCCTTGGGGACCCGAGCCTCCAAGGGAACGTAGCTGAAGAACTCCTCGTGCCGATCGTCAGGACCACGCATGCCAGCTACCTCGCGGGAGAATGGGGTAGCTCCCTTCAAGCACATTCAGCGGCCATCCGCACGGCCTTTTTCAGCACCCTGCTAGATCGTGGCACCCCGGAAGTGGTTAGCACTCCATGACGGGCCAAGCCTCGCGATACTGGGCTTCATCACCATAGCCCAGGCTGCATGGGCCTACCTCCGTCATGAAACCTCCCTCGGCCAAAAAATGGAATGCCAGTGTCCCGAAGGCAACCTCTTCCCAGGAAGCATTGACATCCGGTGGGCAGAAGGCGACTCCATTGAAAGAGCCGAACGGTTCATCCAGCTCGAAGATCCAAGTGGGTTCCTCGATAGCAACCAGGGACGAGTGCACAATCTCGGCAGCGACCAGGCCGATTGCATAGATCCCAAAGAGGCTCAGAGCCTTAAGCAGCTTACCCTTCCCTGTGCACCTCCTGCCTTGGATCGCAGGCCGCTGTCCAGCGACTCTAGTACAGAACCTTGATGGCACTGATGCTGGTCTGCACGATGCTCGTATCTTCGCAGCCGACTCCCAGGGCGCCGA containing:
- a CDS encoding IS5 family transposase yields the protein MRGPDDRHEEFFSYVPLEARVPKDHPLRAIRRLVDAALKELSPRFDAIYAQTGRPSIPPEHLLRALLLQVLFTIRSERQLMEQLDYNLLYRWFVGLRMDDPVWVPTVFSKNRERLLAGDIAAAFLAQILAQAKARDLLSTEHFTVDGTLIEAWASQKSLRPIGSDDKEPSADPGNPTVDFRGEKRSNATHRSTTDPEARLYRKGNGKESKLSYAGHVLMENRSGLAVDGRLTIADGTCEREAALAMVEELPGSHLITVGGDKGYDTRDFVEGLRERLATPHVACNTSRRRSAIDGRTTRHPGYAISQRCRKRVEEIFGWMKTVGGLRKTRHRGRERVGWMFTFTLAVYDVARMARLIGSPAG